The nucleotide window TTGTTGGCTGAACTACCGGGGGCACCGTTTGCCTACTGGATTCCCCCAGCAATCCGGAGTGCTTTTGAAAGATTCCCCTTGTTTGAGGAAGCGCGGCCTACCGGTTTAGAGAAGATATGCAAGCCTGTTGAAGAGATTTGGCCAGAGGCGCGTATTGGATTGCAGACCTCCGATGATTTTCGTTTCGTTAGAGGGTGGTGGGAACCACTCAATGGTGACAAAAAATGGCTGCCGTTTGCGAAAGGTGGGCCTTATTCGCCGTTTTATGGCGACATCCACTTAGTGCTCAACTGGGCACTTGGTGGTGCAGAAATCAAGAATTTTATAGACATATCCAGCGGTAAGCTCATGTCGCGTCCGCAGAATACAAACTATTTTTTCCGGCCGGGTCTTACCTGGAGCCTCCGGACGAAAAGTCGCCTTTCCGTGCGTGTTTTACCCTCAGGCTGCGCTTTTTCAAACAAGGGCCCCAGTGTGTTCTGTGAGAATAACGACCCTGAGCAACTTCTGGCGCTACTGGGTCTGTGTAATACAGCTCAGTTTTACGAGCTAGTTGAGGTCCAGCTTGCTGCCGCCGATGCACAGTTGGGCGGGGCGGCGCATTCATTTGAAGTGGGTGTAATTCAGCGCACACCCCTTCCACCAGTTCCCCAAGATGACGCGAAAGAGTTGGCGCAGTTGAGTCATAGAGCCTGGAGTATAGCCCGTCGTACTTTTAGCGCGGTCGAGACCTCTAGGGAGTTTTTGTTGCCGACATTTTTACTTGCCAAGCTGGGGCTTATGAATGTGAAGCAAGACCGGGAAGAAGAGGCCTCCATTCGTCAACAGATCGAATGCATAGGAACGAGGCTATACGGGTTTATGTCTGGTGAGAGCGAATATCATAGTGATCGAGGAGCATCAGATGGTGAACTTAGTGAAGGCGACGAGGATGATGGTGACAACCATATAGAGTCTGATGTAGAGACAGATCCATGTGATGGGATGCAGTCGTGGGCTGTCGGGGTAGCTTTTGGTCGCTTCGACTGGCGTTTGGCCACACGTGAGCGCGAAGTGCCAGCTCAACCCAACCCCTTTGACCCACTGCCTATTAAAAGCCCGGGAATGCTACCCGATAGTACAGAACCTTTCCATGCTCACGCCGGCATCCTGGTTGACGATGAGGGACACCCCCATGACCTGGCGTACCTTTTGGAAGAGGTTCTGCAACGAGTCGATGCGCCGGTGCATGTGGATACGCGCCGTTGGCTACAACGGGAATTTTTTCCTTTTCATCTTCAGCGTTATTCCAAAAGCAGGCGAAAAGCGCCTATCTATTGGCCCTTGTCCACCTTATCCGGCAGTTACACCCTCTGGCTCTATTACCCAGATCTGACCAGCCAGACCTTGTTTACTGCTGTGAACGATTTTATCGAGCCTAAGCTCCAGCAAGTTCGTGGAGACTTGGACTCCCTACGTGGGAAAGGCAACGCACGTAGCAAGCAGGAGGAAAAGCGGCTTGAGGTGGCTTCAGATTTAAGCCAGGAGTTGGCGGACTTGCGGGACGCTTTACTGGCAATCGCGCCGAAGTATTCACCAAATCACGACGATGGTGTGCAGATCACAGCGGCCCCGCTATGGCAGCTGTTCCGTCACAAGCCTTGGCAGAAGGTGCTGAACGACACCTGGGAAAAGCTGGAGCAGGGTGACTACGACTGGGCGCATCTCGCGATGAACTATTGGCCAGAGCGAGTGCTGCGCAAATGCCACCAGGACCGCAGCTTGGCCATCGCCCGCGATGTAGAAGTGCATTTTTGGGATGAGGTCGAAGTACCCGTAAAGCGCGGCAGAAAACCTACTGGTGAGACTAAGTTTGAATGGCGGCCGAAAGATTTCAGCGAAGCAGAGCTCATAGCCCTGGTTAAGCAGTTGGCTGCAAGGGCGGAATAATGCCTTCTCTACCGGCTTTGGATACCAAAACCCAAATGAATCATTCGCCTCACGTGGTGATATTGGGTGCTGGTGCCAGTATTGCTTCGACGATCCGTAATCCTGAGAAATATGGCAAGCTATTGCCCGGTATGGCAAATCTGGTTGATACCCTCGGTTTAGAACCTCTCATCAACAGGTATGGACTTACCTACAATGGCCAAAATTTCGAGGCCTTCTATGATGGGTTGTCCCGGTCAGGCCGGTGCCCAGAATTGCTCGCTGAGTTAGAGCAAGCAATCTATGGGTATTTTTCTGATTTAAAGCTACCCGATGAAGTCACTCTTTATGATTACCTCGTTTTGAGCCTACGTGAAAAAGATATTATTGCCACTTTTAATTGGGACCCCTTTCTAGCTCAAGCCTTCGCGCGCAATATGCACGTTGTTGGTTATGAGCGCATGCCACAGATCGCTTTCCTGCATGGCAATGTGGCCATTGGTGTTTGCTATGATTGCAAGACTATGGGCTGGCGGCGAAATGGATGTACAAAGTGCAGTAACGATTTTAATCCATCTAAGCTGCTTTACCCCGTTGGAAAGAAGGACTACGCCAGCGATGAATTTATCGTCGCTGAGTGGGAGAGGCTCAAGTGGCACATGCAAAGGGCTTATTACGTCACGGTCTTTGGCTATTCGGCGCCCAGAACCGATGCCGAAGCTCGGACAATGCTGCTAGATGAATGGCAAGCAAACCCAGTACAAGAGCTTTCCGAAATCGACATTGTGGATATATTGAAAAGGACTGATAGGCCTGCTCTTGAATCAAACTGGAAAGAGTTTTTTGTTCGTTCGCATTACGGTTTGTTCGATTCGCTTCAAAAAACCCAATTGTTCTATCACCCTCGTCGCACCTGTGATGCTTTTGCAATGGCAACGCTGCAATGCAGGCCTTGGGCGGAGAATACCTATCCGGAAGGCTTGTCACTTGTCGAGCTACAAGACTGGATACAGCCGCTGATCAAAGAAGAAGCAGAAGGTATGTTTTCAGGAAAAACCTGTGAAGAATTAAGGAAAGCACAATGACGATCATGCAGCAATCCAGTAAAGCTCAGGATCGAACGCTGGGTGTGTGGTTTCAGGCAATTCAGCAGGGCCAGGTAAAACTGCCCCGTTTCCAACGCTACGAAGCCTGGGATCGCGGGCGGATTACCAGTTTTCTCAACACCATCATCAACAACCTTCCGGTGGGCGTAACACTCGCGCTGGATGTGGCGGGTGAGGAAAAGTTTATCTCCCGTTATATCGTATCCGCTGATCCCGCCGTGCCCGGAACGGTGACGCAGCACCTGCTGGATGGTCAGCAGCGACTGACTGCGTTTTGGCGAGCGATGCACAATAACTACGAATATGAAGATTATTTTATTTATTTGCCGCAGTTTGATCAGCGAGAGGCGAAGCAATCCGCAGATATTGAGGTGTATTGTCAGGCACGATGGGAAAACAAAAAAGAAACCAGATTCCCTGTTTGGGCTGATAATACCGCGAAGTGCTTAGAGCGAGGTTTGTTCCCCATTGATTTACTGTGCCCGGGCGATAAGGCAACAGCGGTCGATGAATGGATAAAGACGGCCACGCTGGGTCTGAAACCCTCTAAGGACGACCCGGATGCATTTGAAAAGTTGGAGAGCTACACGGCAATCAAGGAGAGCTTGAAGCAGGAGATCAACACCCTGCGCGAGCGGGTGACCCACTTCAACCTGCCGTATCTTTCATTGCCCTCCAACACGCCAAAAGATGTTGCCCTACAGGTATTCATCAATATGAATACCAACAGTAAACCGCTTTCCCTGTACGACATTATCGTCGCAGAAGTGGAGAGTGTGGCGGGCAAGTCCCTGCACGATTTGGAAGAGCACCTGGTCAGCAAGTGCCCCAAGGCGGCGCGCTTTGGCGATGTCAGAAACCTGATATTGGCGACCTCGGCGCTATTGCAGGAAAAGACGCCCAATAACAAGGGCATGGTCGAGATGGACAAGCAAGTGCTGCTCGACAATTGGGAAAAGCTGGAACACGGCCTGGAGCGCATGGCCAACCTGCTGGAAAGCCAGGGTGTCTTTGATGAAGCGCGTTTGCCTACCAGCAATGTTTTGGCGGTCGTCGCGGCAGCCTATGAGCTGGTGCCTGAGCATGGCGATTTTGTCGCCAAGGCTGAAAAGCTGTTGCGGGCCTATTTGTGGTCCTCCTTCTTTACCGACCGCTACGAGAATTCCGCAGCCTCCAGGGCCTACGCCGATTTTATTGGTGTTAAGGACAAACACCGGGGCATCAAGGCATTTTTGAGCACGCCAGATTTTGATGAAAAGGCGTTATCCGAAGTGCCTGTCTTCAATCGCAAGGAGCATGAGCTGGCGGATGAGGACGCCCTGATGGCGGCAGGCTGGCCGAAGAAAATGGGTATTGAGGCACGGGGCATCCTGGCGGTTTCCAACTATTTTGGCGCCCATGACTTTGCTGACAGCAAGCCGGCGTCATACGAGAGTATTCAAAAGCGCGAATACCACCACATCTTCCCGGATGCGTTGCTCTCTGAGGCGGGTATCGATAGTTACTACGCACTTAATTGCGCGCTGATTACCTGGAAGACTAACCGCATTATCGGTCGTAAGGACCCGTTGGACTACCTGAAAGAACGCGTCCAGTGGGCAGACGAGCACGCAGTATCTAACCGGCTGAAAACGCACTTGGTCTCCTTCGACTTATTGAGCAAAGCACATTACCAGGGCTTGGAAGGCGAAGTACTTAAAACCCAGCTGGAGGCGGATTTTCGCGAGTTTATGCGTGATCGAGCAAAGCTGGTTCACAAAGCAGTCGTTCGTCTTGCTGCTGGAGGTCAGCCATCTTTGGATTCAATTTGGGCCGCATCTTCAGCCGAGCTAGCGGTAGAGGCACAGCAGGAGGCTTCGAGCTGATATGAGTTTTGCAGAATTCTTCAAAAGCTCAGTACTGGAAGCGCGGCTCGCGAAATCACAAGTGATGGTGGTGTATGACCCTGAAGGGCGCTACCGAGATGTTTGCCTGGGGATGGCAACTGAGAAGCGATCGGTGGTGGATGGTTCCGAATCGAGTATTACCAGCCGAGCAGAGGCGATAGCGGACCTCGGGAAGCTGGGTGATCACCAAATCGAGCAGTTGCTGGTATATGTGCCGGCTACAAAACCCCTGGAAGACGAGGATAAGCAGAAAGATCCTTTTTCCCTATATGGGGTGTGTGGCGATGTTTTTCCGAGCGGGGATGGCGATAACTACCTGAGCTTGTGTCTTAAGGCCAAACCTGACCATGCGACGCAAGTGCGGGCAGTCTTTGACCAGGATCCTAATCCCAGCTTCGCGGTAATTGATGCCATCGGCGGTGGTCTCAGCTGGCCCAATCTACGGGCGTTGCTCAAGGTGGAGTCCACCCGTGACATATTGTTTGCGCTGCTGGTGCCTAGTGATATCCAGCAGTCTGCACTGAAAGAAACCGATAGCTGGGTAGCGGAAGCCAAAGCGTTGCTGCAGGCCAGTATCGGTCTAGGACTCAAAACCCGTGGTAAGACCTGGTCGGCTATTGGTGATGAGTTATGGCGCTTTGTGCTGTTCAGTGAGTTTGTCTTTGACCTGCCGGAGGAATTGCCACCGGGGCTGCAGGATGTGCCGTGTGCTTCGGCAGCGGCACAGCCGCTGATAGAGGATATGTGTGAGCGACTGCGCAGTGATCGCCGCACCCAGAATGCCTATATCGAGCGCGCTGAAGCGATTGAGGCAGAGCTAGATCTACCCAACATCTGCGGCCATATGGCGGATTTGGGTGAGCGGGACACCTTCCCGTTTGAGGAGCGGACTTTCTTGCTGCGCGCCATGGAGGCTTTGGCACGCGACGATACCGACATGGTAAAAGCCATCTTTGGGCGCCACGCGCAATCGGTTTGGACCGGTAAGGGGGAGAGCCAGGCACAATGGGACTTGATTCGCTCGGCATTTTCTCTGATGGAGTGTTGCCAGGATAACGACCGCCAGCTCAGCGAGCATGCGCGGAGCATGGATAGCCTGATTGAGTTGTATGTGAGCCAATTGCGTGAGGTCGATCGCTTGCACCGCGAATTTGAGCAAGCGGTCAGTGATTATGACTGGCAAGATGTTCAGGGCATTATGCAACCGGTGCAACAGCAGGCGCGAAAGCAGTACGGAAAATTGATCGAAAAGGTCCAGGTGCTGTTTACCAAGCATTTGCAGCAATCTGGCTGGCCGGTCGTTGGACGGCTCGCAAACGCCGACGTGTTCGATAAGTTGGTAGCGCCCAAACTTCAGCAAAGCGGTACCAAGGTGGCGTATTTGATGGTAGATGCCCTCCGTTATGAGCTGGGTGTCGCGCTCGAAAAACAGCTGGCTGAGGATGGCAAGGTTGAACTGAAGCCAGCGCTCGCGCAGTTGCCAAGTATTACGCTGGTCGGTATGGCTAGCCTGTTGCCAGGTGCGGGTACCGGGTTGAAGTTGGTAAAGAATGAAAGTGGTTATACCCCGTTTCTTGGCGATCAGCCGGTAGCCACCGTTGGCCAGCGGATGGAGATTCTCCGTAAGCGATACGGCCAACGATTCCAGGAAGGGCGATTAGAGGAATTTGTCCGTAACCGGTTCGAGATTGACGGCGATGTTGAATTACTGGTGCTGCGCTCAGTTGAGATCGACAGTCACTTCGAAAATCATCCGGATACCGCACCTACTGAGATTATCAATGCCCTCAAGCGTATTCGAGTGGCTGTGCACAAGTTGAAGGATGCGGGCTTTAGCGAAGTGGTGATCGCAACCGATCACGGCTTCTTTATGAATACCCATGCTGGGGCGGGAGACACCTGTGGCAAGCTGCAGGGTGACTGGCTGAACGAACACCAGCGCTGTTTGTTGGGCGAGGGAAGTGCCGATAGCCATCACTATTTGTTGAGTGCTGAGAAAGCCGGTGTTCGCGGCGACTTTACCAGTATCGCTGGGCCATTGAGTATGGCTTCTTATAAGTCGGGGATGCTCTATTACCATGGTGGTGCCTCGCTACCTGAGTGCATTGTACCGGTCATTACTCTTCAGCTGGAGACTCAAGAGCAGGCTCCGGTCTCCCAGGCGACGGTTTCATTGAATTATAAGAACGGTGCTAAGCGTATCACCACACGCCTGCCCGTGATCGAAATCAGCCTCGATACCCAGGATATGTTCTCTGTCGGTAATGATTTCGAGATCTTGCTGGAAGCCCACGACAAGAAAGGCGAAGTGGTGGGTGAAGCAAAGCCTGGCGGACTGGTTAATCCCGCCACCGGCACAATCACGCTGAAGCCAGGTGACAAGGTTCAGGTCACTTTGAAGATGCAGATGGAATACGAAGGCAAGTTCAAGGTGAAAGCGCTCAATCCGTCCACGATGGTGGCGTTCTGCCAGCTGGACTTAGAGACCGACTATACAGTTTAAAAAAGCGGTGTAATCGATGGATGAATTGGATAAGAAGGTCACGGGTATATTTGATGGCAAGGTCGTAAGAAAGGACCTGCTCCATCGAATTAAAAAAGGCACCAACGTGCCCACCTTCGTGCTGGAGTTTTTGTTAGCACGGTACTGTGCCAGTGACGACGAAGCTGAGATCCAGGGTGGATTGGAGGCTGTGCTTGAAACCTTGAACGATAATTATGTGCGGCCCAACGAGGCAAACAGAGCACAATCAAAAGTCGCGACTAAGGGCAAGTACAAATTCATCGACAAAGTCCATGTCAACTACGTGGAGAAAGACCGACGCCATTGGGCCGCCCTGGAAAACTTCGATTCCAGGCGTGTCGCGATCTCCGAAAAGTTCTACCGAGACAACGATCGGCTGCTACAGGGTGGGTTGTGGTGTGAAGTTACCATCGCCTATAACGAGATCGAGGACGACGACTACGCGTTTTACATCGAGGACCTGCGCCCGATTCAGCTCAGCAGGTTTAGCTTTGAGCGCTACTGTGAAGGTAGGGCGCAATGCTCACGCGATGAATGGATCGACATCGTTCTGCGCTCAGTTGGCCTGGAGCCTAGTAAATTAGCCCACCGGATCAAGATGCACTTTGTGGCCCGGTTACTACCGCTAGTTGAGCCGAACTTTAACTTCATCGAGCTTGGTCCTCGAGGTACTGGGAAATCCTATTTCTTCAGCGAATTTTCACCGTACTCCACGCTGATTAGTGGTGGCCAGGCTACGAAAGCTACGCTGTTTTATAACAACCAGCGCAAGAAAATTGGTCTTGTGGGATTTTGGGACACCGTCGCATTTGATGAAGTTGGCGGCATTAAGGTCAAAGACCCCGACACCATTCAGATCATGAAGGACTTTATGGCCAATGGCCGGTTCTCGCGTGGGGTGGAGGTGATCGCTGACGCTTCCATGGCATTTGTCGGTAATCTCGACCTCTCCGTCTCCCAGATCGTGAATTCTGAAGTCTACGATCTTTTCCAGCCGCTACCCAAGGAATTTGATCTTGCAGTAATGGATCGTTTCGCCTGCTATCTTCCCGGCTGGGAGATGCCGAAAAACAGTAGTGATTTCTTGACCAGTAACTATGGTTTCATCACCGATTACCTGGCCGAAGCCTTCCATTACCAGCTCAAGCAGACCAACCGCTTTGAAGAGGTCAGCAAACGTATTCGTCTAGGTTCTTCAGTCGAAGGTCGGGACGAGAAGGGAATTAAAAAAACCGTTGCAGCGTTTTTGAAGATTCTCCACCCCGATGGCGCTCCTTCCGATGAGGAGTTTCACGAGTATGTGGAATACGCGGTCGAGTGTCGGCGCCGCGTGAAGGAGCAGATGAACAAGCGCAAGTCGGATGACGAGTTCGCCAAGATCAATCTGTCCTATATCGGTGCGGATGGCAAAGAGGTAATCGTTTACTGCCCCGAATCGAAGTCGGCAACAGCGACACAAGAACCTATTCGGCGTGATATTCATTCGGACAAGGCGCCGGATAAACCCGTTAAAGCAACGCTAAAATCAGGGCCAGGGGTAACCCACGACCCAATCACCACGGACATCGCTGACACCCCTGAATCGCCGTCGGCAGATGAACCTGTGAATGAAAAGTTGAAAGAGCAGCACTACACCATTCATTACGGTGACACGGGATTCAGCTACGAATCAATTATTGGTCCTTATCTGTACGGTGCAAAGTCAATTGAAATTGAAGATCCCTATATTCGGGTGACGCACCAGATCCACAATTTTGTCCGTTTCTGCGAAGCAGTCATCAAGACTCCAACGGTTCGTAAGATACGTCTAGTTACCAGTTATGACGGCGATACGGACGTTACAAAGATGTCAGAGAACCTGAGTGAGCTGAAACAAAGTCTGCTTGAGCTAGATATCGAATTAGAGATCAAGGTTAACGAGCACATGCACGACAGAGAAATCCGTATCGATAACGGGTGGACTATCAAGATTGGGCGTGGACTTGATTTTTTCCAAAAACCCGATAGTTGGTTTGGTATTGGGGCAAATGATTTGAGTGCGAGAAAGTGTTTAGAGACGAAGGTGGATATATTTAAACACGGATCATTTTAACTAACGGCTTCTGGTGAATGGGTTGCCCCATTTATCAGAAGCCATAAGTTAAATCTGTCCCTAACTATTTTGCAAGACTTTCTATATGCTGCTTCAAATCAGGTCGTTGCTTAAGGATGGATAATAATTGTTTCAGATCCTTGTCTTCGCCGTTGTTTCCCTCCGGTTCCAGTGATATCCAGCCGGATTCCTCCCCGGGTAGCTGTATGTCCACGTCCATGCCAAGTGCAGCTGATTTAGAGGAGAGTGCATCTCTTAACGCATGCCTGTTTCTGTCATCTCCGTGCTGAAGAAAAATGGTGTCTCCGGCAGGCAAGTAGCCCTCTTTTGCGTTGCACAGCACCCAATTCAAAAGATCTTCCTGGTCTCCGTGGGCTGAATAACCTTTGATTTCCTCAATGTT belongs to Alcanivorax sediminis and includes:
- a CDS encoding BREX-1 system adenine-specific DNA-methyltransferase PglX, which produces MTWFLRVLEDKDKENSIREIIQVYRTGVDSKKVFQVRPDLLAELPGAPFAYWIPPAIRSAFERFPLFEEARPTGLEKICKPVEEIWPEARIGLQTSDDFRFVRGWWEPLNGDKKWLPFAKGGPYSPFYGDIHLVLNWALGGAEIKNFIDISSGKLMSRPQNTNYFFRPGLTWSLRTKSRLSVRVLPSGCAFSNKGPSVFCENNDPEQLLALLGLCNTAQFYELVEVQLAAADAQLGGAAHSFEVGVIQRTPLPPVPQDDAKELAQLSHRAWSIARRTFSAVETSREFLLPTFLLAKLGLMNVKQDREEEASIRQQIECIGTRLYGFMSGESEYHSDRGASDGELSEGDEDDGDNHIESDVETDPCDGMQSWAVGVAFGRFDWRLATREREVPAQPNPFDPLPIKSPGMLPDSTEPFHAHAGILVDDEGHPHDLAYLLEEVLQRVDAPVHVDTRRWLQREFFPFHLQRYSKSRRKAPIYWPLSTLSGSYTLWLYYPDLTSQTLFTAVNDFIEPKLQQVRGDLDSLRGKGNARSKQEEKRLEVASDLSQELADLRDALLAIAPKYSPNHDDGVQITAAPLWQLFRHKPWQKVLNDTWEKLEQGDYDWAHLAMNYWPERVLRKCHQDRSLAIARDVEVHFWDEVEVPVKRGRKPTGETKFEWRPKDFSEAELIALVKQLAARAE
- a CDS encoding DUF262 domain-containing protein — its product is MTIMQQSSKAQDRTLGVWFQAIQQGQVKLPRFQRYEAWDRGRITSFLNTIINNLPVGVTLALDVAGEEKFISRYIVSADPAVPGTVTQHLLDGQQRLTAFWRAMHNNYEYEDYFIYLPQFDQREAKQSADIEVYCQARWENKKETRFPVWADNTAKCLERGLFPIDLLCPGDKATAVDEWIKTATLGLKPSKDDPDAFEKLESYTAIKESLKQEINTLRERVTHFNLPYLSLPSNTPKDVALQVFINMNTNSKPLSLYDIIVAEVESVAGKSLHDLEEHLVSKCPKAARFGDVRNLILATSALLQEKTPNNKGMVEMDKQVLLDNWEKLEHGLERMANLLESQGVFDEARLPTSNVLAVVAAAYELVPEHGDFVAKAEKLLRAYLWSSFFTDRYENSAASRAYADFIGVKDKHRGIKAFLSTPDFDEKALSEVPVFNRKEHELADEDALMAAGWPKKMGIEARGILAVSNYFGAHDFADSKPASYESIQKREYHHIFPDALLSEAGIDSYYALNCALITWKTNRIIGRKDPLDYLKERVQWADEHAVSNRLKTHLVSFDLLSKAHYQGLEGEVLKTQLEADFREFMRDRAKLVHKAVVRLAAGGQPSLDSIWAASSAELAVEAQQEASS
- a CDS encoding PglZ domain-containing protein; its protein translation is MSFAEFFKSSVLEARLAKSQVMVVYDPEGRYRDVCLGMATEKRSVVDGSESSITSRAEAIADLGKLGDHQIEQLLVYVPATKPLEDEDKQKDPFSLYGVCGDVFPSGDGDNYLSLCLKAKPDHATQVRAVFDQDPNPSFAVIDAIGGGLSWPNLRALLKVESTRDILFALLVPSDIQQSALKETDSWVAEAKALLQASIGLGLKTRGKTWSAIGDELWRFVLFSEFVFDLPEELPPGLQDVPCASAAAQPLIEDMCERLRSDRRTQNAYIERAEAIEAELDLPNICGHMADLGERDTFPFEERTFLLRAMEALARDDTDMVKAIFGRHAQSVWTGKGESQAQWDLIRSAFSLMECCQDNDRQLSEHARSMDSLIELYVSQLREVDRLHREFEQAVSDYDWQDVQGIMQPVQQQARKQYGKLIEKVQVLFTKHLQQSGWPVVGRLANADVFDKLVAPKLQQSGTKVAYLMVDALRYELGVALEKQLAEDGKVELKPALAQLPSITLVGMASLLPGAGTGLKLVKNESGYTPFLGDQPVATVGQRMEILRKRYGQRFQEGRLEEFVRNRFEIDGDVELLVLRSVEIDSHFENHPDTAPTEIINALKRIRVAVHKLKDAGFSEVVIATDHGFFMNTHAGAGDTCGKLQGDWLNEHQRCLLGEGSADSHHYLLSAEKAGVRGDFTSIAGPLSMASYKSGMLYYHGGASLPECIVPVITLQLETQEQAPVSQATVSLNYKNGAKRITTRLPVIEISLDTQDMFSVGNDFEILLEAHDKKGEVVGEAKPGGLVNPATGTITLKPGDKVQVTLKMQMEYEGKFKVKALNPSTMVAFCQLDLETDYTV
- the brxL gene encoding BREX system Lon protease-like protein BrxL, giving the protein MDELDKKVTGIFDGKVVRKDLLHRIKKGTNVPTFVLEFLLARYCASDDEAEIQGGLEAVLETLNDNYVRPNEANRAQSKVATKGKYKFIDKVHVNYVEKDRRHWAALENFDSRRVAISEKFYRDNDRLLQGGLWCEVTIAYNEIEDDDYAFYIEDLRPIQLSRFSFERYCEGRAQCSRDEWIDIVLRSVGLEPSKLAHRIKMHFVARLLPLVEPNFNFIELGPRGTGKSYFFSEFSPYSTLISGGQATKATLFYNNQRKKIGLVGFWDTVAFDEVGGIKVKDPDTIQIMKDFMANGRFSRGVEVIADASMAFVGNLDLSVSQIVNSEVYDLFQPLPKEFDLAVMDRFACYLPGWEMPKNSSDFLTSNYGFITDYLAEAFHYQLKQTNRFEEVSKRIRLGSSVEGRDEKGIKKTVAAFLKILHPDGAPSDEEFHEYVEYAVECRRRVKEQMNKRKSDDEFAKINLSYIGADGKEVIVYCPESKSATATQEPIRRDIHSDKAPDKPVKATLKSGPGVTHDPITTDIADTPESPSADEPVNEKLKEQHYTIHYGDTGFSYESIIGPYLYGAKSIEIEDPYIRVTHQIHNFVRFCEAVIKTPTVRKIRLVTSYDGDTDVTKMSENLSELKQSLLELDIELEIKVNEHMHDREIRIDNGWTIKIGRGLDFFQKPDSWFGIGANDLSARKCLETKVDIFKHGSF